The Desulfosoma caldarium nucleotide sequence GCGGTTTTTTTGACCAGAAGCTCTTCGAGGCTTTTGAAGATTTGAGCATTGGCTACATCTGTGGCGGCAAGCTCTATGGGCCGATCAAGGAATTTGTGGCCCAAAGCCAGAGGAACCAGGCCGCCTGGGGCCTCTACAAGCAAGGGAGCCAGGTCTGGCAATACCTGGAGCTTGGCACAAGGTGCGGTCAGTGGAAGTCGTTTCGTCGAGCGCTGTTTTGCCGTCCGCTGTATCAAGATGCCCAGATGCTGTTGCCTTTTGCCCGGCCCGACACGGTGGTGGTCACCAACCTGGGTATGGGACAGGCCATCGATAAGGTGCTCACCAAGGCTGGACATGGTCAATGGCTTCAAGGGCAAGGGATCATCGCAGCTTACCACGGCCGGGGCAGTGAGGAGCTGGTGCATCGAGCGCTGAAGGATTTCGGCTTCGAACAGCTGCCTTTCAAGCGCTTTGCCCCCAATGCCGCCTTCTACTACACGATGCTGGTGGCCTTTTTTCTCTACGAGAGCTTCAAGCACGACGTCTGCGCACCGGTGGTCGAGCCCGTTTGCTATGCCAACACGCTGCGCCGTAGGGTGATGGACATCGCCGCCAAGATCGTGCGTCACGGCCGCCGTGTGGTGCTGAAAGTGACGGCGGCAACCTTTGAGGCCCTCCATTTCGACAGGCTTTGGCAAAAAAGCGGGGCGCCGCCCAGATATTGCTGGGGGTAAGGGAAGTCCAGCACCGAAGAAATCACCTACAAGTGGAGAGGTGTCTCCAAAATCGCGTAAATTTGACGATATACTAAACATCAGGGCTCTTTCACGAAAAAATTTCACTGTCAGTACCTGAAAGATGGCCATCGGAGTGGCAGAATCGACGCTTCGAAGGTCAAGGAAACGATCGCCGGCTCTTTCTTGCGCCAGAATCGCTCAATTTAGGTTTCATATGCCATCATAAACAGGATCTTACAATGAAAAAATGGTCACAATGTGATGACGCTTTTCATGTGTCTTGTATCGGCACACGTTTTGCCCTACACTTCGCCGTGATCGGTGGGCTTAACGGAAGAGGGCCCCTCTTTGTCTAAGACTTTGAACGCTGATGGGGAGATGACCATGCATTTCAAGACAGCCTGGGCGATTTTTATCACAAGCGTATCCGCGTTTCTCGTCTTTGGATCCCCTGGGCCCGAGGCCTCCTCGGCCGTGTCCTGCCCCGACATCGCCGTGGTTCAAGAAAGGCTCTCTAACGCTTTTCAAGGGCGAAATGTTACGGCTAAAGCCATTGAACCGTCGCCTGTTTCGGGTCTTTGCCAGGTTCATGTGAGGGTGAACGAAAAAAGTCAGATCCTTTACACGGATCCTTCCGGCCGCTATCTCATTTTGGGACAAATCCTTGACGCTCAGGAAAAGAAAAACCTGACGCGAGCCCGTCTGGAGGAATTCAATCGACTGACGGCACAGGACAAAGAGGCCTTAGACGATCTGGTGGCCTTTACACTGGGACCCGCCACAGCGCCCCACACGGTCTATTTCGTCACGGATCCTCAGTGCCCCTATTGCAAGCGAGCCGAAACCACTCTGGAAGCCATGGCCTCGGAAGGTGTACTTCAAGTGCGCTATGTGCTCTATCCCCTGCCTATGCACCCGGGAGCCCGCGAATCCTGCATCGCGCTTGTCTGTGATAAGAAAGGGCATGACGATTTCAAGAAAAACTACAAATCGGACAATCAGTGTCCGGAAGGAACGAACAAGATCGATGCCACCATGAAGTTCATGCAAGCCCATGGCATCAATGGAACGCCCACCTACATTTTTTCCGACGGCACTTTTCGTTCGGGCGTGATGGATCGTTCAGCCCTGGAAAACAAATTGAAAGCCCAATAGACCCTTTGTGTCCTTTTGACAATGAGCCCTCTCCACCACTTCAGACGAGAACGCCTCGCCATCGCCTTCGGGCTTATGACGGTCGTGGCCCTCGGGTTTTGGGTGCGGTTCGCTCCCTACGGCGCCTGGAAACAGCATCCGGAACGGTGTTTCGTGCAGGGGGATCCCCTTCCCACCACCTTTGACGCCCCCTACTACATGCGCCTGGCTCGGGATGTGGTGGAAGGCACCTATGCGCGTCAGGACCTTCAGCGCGCCGTGCCAGACGGGGTGAATCGACCTTGGCCGGCCCCGCTTCTAAGTCTGCTCACGGCAGGCATACATCAGCTCAGCGGGGTTTCCATACCCTGGATCGCTCTGGTGCTCCCGCCGATTCTGGGGGCTCTTTTGGCCCTATGCCTTTACGTACCCGCACGCGCGCTCATGGGCCCTTTGGGTGCCGTGATCGCATGCGCCGCCTTGGTTTTCTCTCCTTTCGTGGTGCACCGCACCAACCTGGGCCGTTTTGATACGGACAGTCTTAACGTGGGACTGCCCTTGCTGGCCATCGGCTGTCTTATGGCCTGGGTCCAGGCACGGCGTCGCGCGCCTCTGTGGTTCGCGGCCGCCGTGGGGTCGGTTGTGCTTCACGCTTGGTGGTGGGATCAGAGTCCTCAAACGCCGTTTCTCCTGGCCGCTATTCCCATGGGCACAGCCCTTGCCATGCGCTTTCGGTCCGGGGATCGTCAATCCTTATGGGTTGCTGTGGCCCTACTTATGGCTTGTGCCGGCGCGGTTTTTCTCCTGAAGGGAGCCACCCCATTTTGGCAGGCGGCTGAGCGGGCCTGGGGACAGCTCACGTACATGCTGGTCAAGCAAGCCCCGGCAGATTTTCCCAACATCGGCCTATCCATAAGTGAGCAGGTGCGACCGACCTTTGAGGAAGTGGGCCGCAGTGTGGCCGGCCATTCAGTGGTTTTGGGCATCGCAGCCATCGGCCTTCTTTGGCTTTTGATTCGTCAGCCAAGAGCTCTTTTCTTTTTTGCCCCCTTCCTCGTTCTGGGCTTCGGTGGCGTTTTCTTTGCGCAGCGCCTTGCCATCTTCACTGCACCTCTGGTTGGCCTTGGCCTGGGCACTCTCGTGGATCGATTGCAGCACCAACTGGGTTCTTTTCGGCTCGCCCGCGTTGCTTTTGCCGGGCCTTTGGTCGTGGGCGCTGTGATGCTCCTTCCGGCCTTTGTCAAGGTAGCGCAGACCGTGCGGTGGCCCTCGGAAAGTGCGCCGGTGGTGCAGGGCATGGTGGAAGCGTCCCGGCGCACCCCGAAAAATGCCGTGCTCTGGGCCTGGTGGGACCACGGCTACCACATTCAGTATTGGGGGCGCCGTGGCACGCTGGCCGACGGTGAAATCCACGGCGGCGACCTGGTGGTGCCTTTGGCCATTCCCCTGGTAAGCTCCGATGATAATTTTGCTGCGGATTTTATGATCTTTTTCAGCACTCGAGGCTTAGCAGGCATGCATGCCTTTTTCCAGGCCAACAACCTCAATGCGGCCCAAGGCCTTGCGGCGCTGAAAACGATGCTCTCGGCAGGGCCCGACCGGTGTGAAGCGAAGGCTCAGGAACTGGGGCTTCAGCGCATTCCTCAAGAAGACTCATGGCGTGCGTTTTTCTTTCCCGACCCGCCGCGCCCCGTGTATCTCTTCCTGGACCAGCTGCTTTTGAAAACAGCTTACTGGTGGTACTGGTTTGGCACCTGGAATCCGGCCACAAGAGACGGCGTGCATCCTGCCTATCGCCCGCTCTACCCCGTCGCCGTGTGGTCCGATGGACCAAACCGACAACCTCGCACCGCTGGGGTGCATCTTCAGCGAGGTGAGCTCCATCTGGGCGATCGCATCATCCCCTTGGGGACTCTGGGCCTCATCGGCCCGAACGGCACACGAACGCTCTTTCGTTATCGCTTTGAAGGCGGGCCGCATTTGGATGTGCATCGAGCCGCCGGCTTTGGCGTGCTCATGAAAGGGGCGCCCATTGCGGAATCCCTCTTTCACCGTCTGTTTTTTGTCAATGCCCCGCCATCCAGCGGCCGCTTTCGCCGCATTGCGCATCGCCCCTTCGTGTACCAACTTTGGGAGGTTCTTCCGGCTTCGCTCGAAGGAACACGCCCCAAGCCCAAACGGCCTTCACCCTGAAACGAAAACTCCAACGCCAGCCAGGGAAAACCACGGAAAAAACTCCTCGGTCATTCCCCGAAGACCTGGAGCTGCACCCCAAGGATTCCCTGTCCGCGTCGGCAAGGACATTTGCCGCATGCAGGCTGCCTTGAACCCTCGGCTTCCGCAAATTTCGCCCACCCCGTCGGATGCGCGCAAGCTCATTCCTGCGATGCCAACGTGGACAACATGCACGGTTTTACCAGGTGTTTTGCGGGAACGCCGCATGGCACCATCCCTTCCATTTCTCGAACCGTACGCTCGTCAAAAGCTTTTATCGCGGCGCGCGGCGCTTCTCCTTGATTTGATCTTATTTCTCCAGAAAGCGGTGCCAGGAGCCCTTGACTTTCTTGGTGACGAACCGCGTACCCAGCGCCGTTTCGTTGTTGAAAACCCCATCGCCCACGATTTGCACGCGTGCCCCCCCATCTCTGGAGATTACGCGGGCATAAAGGTGCTCATCCTCCACGAAAAGGCCCGTGACATTGCCTTCCGTTTCCGCCACGAGCACGGGATCGACAAGGGTGTTCAGGGCCGAAAGATCCACCGCATAGACCTTTCCACCTTTGTTCGCTTTGTCTTGAAGCGGGGAACACGGATCGTCGGTGTCGCTCACCGCCGTGCCGAAATAAACCCTGCCGGCGGCCGCCACGGCTTCCGCCCAGATGCGATGCCCTGAAGGAAGGGCCCAGACCCATTCGGCATCGCTTTCGGCCTTCATGCCCTGCGATGAACAGGGCAGACCCTCAGGAGTCCTGAGCGTGTCTTCGGTCCAATCCATGCGACACACGTCGTCAAAGACGTAGAACCTATATCCCGTAGGGGTGTTGGGGCTGTCGGCTCGCGCCGGGTCATCTCCCGTGCCAAACATGACCTTCACATGTGCTTCGGCAATGCTTCCGTCCGCCTTGTATCGATGCGCAAGATACACCACGGGCGCCGCATACACCGATGCCGAAACCTTAACGAAAAGGCTCACGTGAATCCGTGCCGCATCCCACGGCATTTGCCCATGATCGGGAAAGTCTACACGAATCACATGCCCATTGTTGTCCGCCACATAAGCCCGATCCACATAACCGTTGCCGTCCGTGTCCACCAACGCCGGGCTTCCACTGAGAAGACTTCCCCTGGTGGATTCCCCGAAGTCCAAGCTTACCTTTCGAATAGGCTTTCCCCGTGCCGCATCGAGCAGAAACAGCGACGGTGGCTCCAACGGTCCCGTTTGCCCTGAATTCACAAAAACGGCCCACAGGGGTGAGCCGGCATCGTTCAATCGTCCAACTCGAGCCATGGCGGGAGCCCCCCGGCTTCGAAAGAGGATGGGGTCGGTGTATTCCCAGAGAAAGGCTGGGTTGTCCGGATCCGTCACATCGAGGGCAAAAACGGATTCGCCGCCCACTCCTTGGGCCGAGACGAGCACCGTCTTAAAAGTCACCCCCGTCTGCGTCCGCACGGCCACGTCCTGCACACAGGGCGACGCATTCACCGACGGTGGCAAAATCCAAGGCTGCGGTTTGAGAAG carries:
- a CDS encoding IS1380 family transposase, giving the protein MGRTTTATKSKARIEGVEVTDDTLTGRGGLSLFVRYLRNIKIFRQIDTFFGSMRRSRKGQPITEIFKQLLCFFMDGTSRHLVYFDTLTKDTGYAAVIECEPGRMLSSHAVKRFFCSFWWPRIYLFRHLLQRLFLWRLKLQEPDLIVLGIDTMVMDNDEARVRHGVKPTYKRVRGFQPLQMTWQNHVIDAVFRRGDAHSNNGNTVEQMVRHVVARIRKHYRADVAIIVRMDSGFFDQKLFEAFEDLSIGYICGGKLYGPIKEFVAQSQRNQAAWGLYKQGSQVWQYLELGTRCGQWKSFRRALFCRPLYQDAQMLLPFARPDTVVVTNLGMGQAIDKVLTKAGHGQWLQGQGIIAAYHGRGSEELVHRALKDFGFEQLPFKRFAPNAAFYYTMLVAFFLYESFKHDVCAPVVEPVCYANTLRRRVMDIAAKIVRHGRRVVLKVTAATFEALHFDRLWQKSGAPPRYCWG
- a CDS encoding DsbC family protein; amino-acid sequence: MHFKTAWAIFITSVSAFLVFGSPGPEASSAVSCPDIAVVQERLSNAFQGRNVTAKAIEPSPVSGLCQVHVRVNEKSQILYTDPSGRYLILGQILDAQEKKNLTRARLEEFNRLTAQDKEALDDLVAFTLGPATAPHTVYFVTDPQCPYCKRAETTLEAMASEGVLQVRYVLYPLPMHPGARESCIALVCDKKGHDDFKKNYKSDNQCPEGTNKIDATMKFMQAHGINGTPTYIFSDGTFRSGVMDRSALENKLKAQ
- a CDS encoding STT3 domain-containing protein, producing MTVVALGFWVRFAPYGAWKQHPERCFVQGDPLPTTFDAPYYMRLARDVVEGTYARQDLQRAVPDGVNRPWPAPLLSLLTAGIHQLSGVSIPWIALVLPPILGALLALCLYVPARALMGPLGAVIACAALVFSPFVVHRTNLGRFDTDSLNVGLPLLAIGCLMAWVQARRRAPLWFAAAVGSVVLHAWWWDQSPQTPFLLAAIPMGTALAMRFRSGDRQSLWVAVALLMACAGAVFLLKGATPFWQAAERAWGQLTYMLVKQAPADFPNIGLSISEQVRPTFEEVGRSVAGHSVVLGIAAIGLLWLLIRQPRALFFFAPFLVLGFGGVFFAQRLAIFTAPLVGLGLGTLVDRLQHQLGSFRLARVAFAGPLVVGAVMLLPAFVKVAQTVRWPSESAPVVQGMVEASRRTPKNAVLWAWWDHGYHIQYWGRRGTLADGEIHGGDLVVPLAIPLVSSDDNFAADFMIFFSTRGLAGMHAFFQANNLNAAQGLAALKTMLSAGPDRCEAKAQELGLQRIPQEDSWRAFFFPDPPRPVYLFLDQLLLKTAYWWYWFGTWNPATRDGVHPAYRPLYPVAVWSDGPNRQPRTAGVHLQRGELHLGDRIIPLGTLGLIGPNGTRTLFRYRFEGGPHLDVHRAAGFGVLMKGAPIAESLFHRLFFVNAPPSSGRFRRIAHRPFVYQLWEVLPASLEGTRPKPKRPSP